A genomic region of Cannabis sativa cultivar Pink pepper isolate KNU-18-1 chromosome 1, ASM2916894v1, whole genome shotgun sequence contains the following coding sequences:
- the LOC115706687 gene encoding ubiquitin carboxyl-terminal hydrolase 15 isoform X4 — MLEPREADIPALFLFLVVLPLVAYVLLGKWSESAKKRDRINLLAEIAAEEARRAEAMAVADVIPLVASTKNGNHACARCFSPATTRCSKCKSVRYCSGKCQIIHWREVHKQECQQMKSTNSGSPLMTSSVEDSMYERFLPNDAMNSSYVGYNIEQTMVDTEAPENIIYSSISNGISATIDRSAVDAPQVSVPERRSAEKRASRKSNKETVRRKDTAAPNSSAELSGSWSDYTTSSNVVSSKDVLKGHRSRNSETFISEESTNKQSVNISDVYIHERASPGSIVPENGTNGSQYWNTLEPENHHGFSCSSYSSKNGSNGYDIGKDFNQNVGNLLKVETTSHNEQVEFECSPEMTVIKGGTKPKRPPYSLGSKSCKLPKSTLKEKEEQFCSEREWKGQVLESKSSRLKDAPIQASDGGANTRILKTLGLKKQTKLTRKDVSEVSGDRHKTKMLFPYEEFVKFFQCDMFNLSYRGLLNCGNSCYANAVLQCLTSTKPLIIYLLRKSHSRSCCGKDWCLMCELEQHVMMLRETGGPLSPSRILLHMRSINCHIGDGSQEDAHEFLRLLIASMQSICLEGLGGESKVDPRLQETTFVQHTFGGHLRSKVKCLRCRHESERYENIMDLTLEIYGWVESLEDALTQFTTPEDLDGENMYRCGRCATYVRARKQLSIHEAPNILTIVLKRFQEGKYGKINKCITFPDMLDMIPFMTGTGDIPPLYLLYAVVVHLDTLNASFSGHYVSYVKDLQGNWFRIDDTEVQPVAMSHVMSEGAYILFYMRSCPRPQKTLTGRAIQQQVPEFTTHCTSKPSRSGKGKLNGQYVGPESFSDDIRAGMGDGFTHHTSNNILRSANRNVVPAMETRLPNGAEFSDATSSSDWSLFTSSDEASFTTESTRDSFSTVDYADTGNVDPISSIFHGIYAPDYPHNSIPCRNLLNNRPQSRFMSEEKGHILDSYLSSSAQPLDRLPKVDYSQQVSDSPTVFSSDSNCGVFVRYGSSNPVEWD; from the exons ATGCTCGAGCCAAGGGAAGCTGATATACCTGCCCTGTTTCTGTTTTTGGTTGTGCTCCCTTTGGTTGCTTATGTCTTACTTGGAAAATGGAGTGAATCTGCTAAGAAGAGAGATAGGATAAATTTACTTGCTGAGATTGCTGCTGAAGAAGCTCGTAGAGCAGAAGCAATGGCTGTTGCTGATGTTATTCCTCTTGTGGCTTCAACAAAAAATGGAAACCATGCATGTGCAAGGTGCTTTAGTCCAGCTACAACTCGCTGCTCCAAGTGCAAGTCTGTTAGATATTG TTCTGGGAAGTGTCAGATTATTCACTGGAGGGAAGTCCACAAGCAAGAATGCCAGCAAATGAAAAGCACCAACTCAGGCTCACCTCTTATGACCTCTTCAGTTGAAGATTCTATGTATGAGAGGTTCTTACCTAATGATGCCATGAATTCTTCGTATGTTGGGTACAACATTGAGCAGACTATGGTGGATACCGAAGCtccagaaaatataatttattcctCAATTAGCAATGGTATCTCTGCTACAATTGATCGTTCAGCTGTTGATGCACCTCAAGTGTCTGTGCCAGAGAGAAGAAGTGCAGAAAAACGTGCTTCTCGTAAATCCAACAAAGAAACAGTGAGAAGGAAGGATACTGCTGCACCAAATTCTTCTGCCGAACTCAGTGGGAGTTGGAGTGATTATACAACCTCTTCAAATGTTGTTTCATCAAAAGATGTTTTAAAGGGCCATAGG TCAAGAAACAGTGAGACTTTCATATCAGAAGAATCTACAAACAAGCAGAGTGTTAATATCTCTGATGTTTATATTCATGAACGAGCTTCTCCAGGAAGTATAGTGCCTGAGAATGGTACAAATGGAAGTCAATATTGGAACACATTAGAACCAGAAAACCATCATGGATTCTCATGCTCATCTTATTCATCCAAGAATGGATCCAATGGGTATGACATTGGGAAGGACTTTAATCAGAATGTTGGAAACCTATTAAAAGTGGAAACTACTTCCCATAATGAACAGGTTGAATTTGAATGTTCTCCCGAAATGACCGTGATAAAGGGAGGTACTAAACCTAAAAGACCACCATATTCTCTTGGAAGCAAGAGTTGTAAGTTGCCAAAATCAACTTTGAAAGAGAAGGAGGAGCAGTTCTGCTCAGAAAGAGAGTGGAAGGGGCAGGTTCTTGAATCAA AATCCTCTAGATTGAAGGATGCTCCCATACAAGCTAGTGATGGAGGTGCAAACACACGGATTTTGAAGACGCTGGGCCTGAAAAAGCAAACTAAACTCACTAGAAAAGATGTCTCAGAAGTCAGTGGTGATAGACACAAAACTAAG ATGCTGTTTCCTTATGAGGAGTTTGTGAAGTTCTTCCAGTGTGacatgtttaatttatcatatcgGGGCCTTTTGAATTGTGGGAACAG TTGCTATGCAAATGCTGTCTTGCAGTGTCTGACCTCCACAAAGCCTCTCATTATTTACTTGCTTCGTAAATCACATTCAAGATCAT GTTGTGGTAAAGATTGGTGTCTTATGTGTGAATTAGAGCAACATGTAATGATGTTAAGAGAAACAGGAGGCCCACTTTCGCCTAGCAGAATTCTTTTGCACATGCGGAGTATCAATTGCCATATTGGTGATGGAAGTCAGGAAGATGCACACGAATTCTTAAG GCTTCTGATTGCATCTATGCAATCCATATGCTTGGAGGGATTGGGAGGAGAAAGTAAGGTAGATCCCAGATTGCAGGAGACAACTTTTGTACAGCATACTTTTGGGGGGCATCTAAGATCGAAG GTCAAGTGTTTGAGATGTCGTCATGAATCTGAAAGATATGAAAACATTATGGATCTTACATTGGAGATATATGGTTGGGTTGAGTCACTTGAAGATGCATTGACACAATTTACAACTCCTGAAGATTTGGATGGAGAAAACATGTACAGATGTGGAAG GTGTGCTACCTATGTTCGAGCTAGGAAGCAGCTAAGCATACATGAAGCACCAAATATTCTTACAATTGTTTTAAAGAGATTTCAG GAAGGAAAATATGGAAAAATTAACAAGTGCATCACATTTCCTGATATGCTTGATATGATTCCATTCATGACTGGAACGGGTGATATTCCTCCACTCTACTTGCTCTACGCTGTCGTGGTGCATTTGGATACATTAAATGCATCTTTTTCTGGGCATTATGTTTCATACGTTAAAGACCTGCAAGGAAATTGGTTCAGGATAGATGACACTGAG GTCCAGCCAGTTGCAATGAGCCATGTTATGTCAGAAGGAGcgtatatattattttacatgag GTCTTGCCCGCGACCTCAAAAAACACTTACTGGAAGAGCCATCCAGCAGCAAGTTCCAGAATTCACAACTCATTGTACGTCAAAGCCTTCAAGGTCTGGAAAAGGCAAACTCAACGGTCAATATGTTGGTCCAGAGTCTTTTTCCGATGATATTAGAGCTGGAATGGGTGATGGTTTTACTCACCACACCTCAAACAACATCCTTAGGAGTGCAAACAGGAATGTTGTTCCGGCTATGGAAACAAGACTCCCAAACGGAGCAGAGTTTTCTGATGCTACATCATCAAGTGATTGGTCTCTCTTTACCAGCTCAGACGAGGCATCTTTCACAACTGAGAGTACCAGAGACTCTTTCAGCACTGTAGATTATGCTGATACGGGCAATGTGGATCCCATCTCATCAATCTTTCACGGTATATATGCGCCAGATTATCCCCATAATTCCATCCCCTGCAGAAATTTATTGAATAATAGGCCACAAAGTAGATTTATGTCTGAGGAAAAGGGTCATATTTTGGACTCATACTTGTCATCATCAGCGCAACCTCTTGATAGATTACCGAAAGTTGACTATTCACAACAGGTCAGTGATTCTCCCACAGTATTTTCATCTGACAGTAACTGTGGCGTGTTTGTAAGATATGGGAGTAGTAACCCAGTAGAATGGGATTGA